One Candidatus Thermoplasmatota archaeon DNA segment encodes these proteins:
- the nifU gene encoding Fe-S cluster assembly scaffold protein NifU, whose translation MYSDKVMAHFANPHNVGEIPDADGIGKVGNPQCGDVMWLYIKVKNNILTDIKFKTFGCGAAIATSSMITDLAKGKTIEEAKKISRQDVADSLDGLPPTKMHCSNLAADALREAIKDYEAKLAEKARA comes from the coding sequence GTGTACAGTGACAAGGTAATGGCGCACTTTGCGAACCCACACAACGTCGGGGAGATCCCGGACGCAGACGGCATAGGGAAGGTCGGGAATCCGCAGTGCGGAGATGTGATGTGGCTTTACATCAAGGTCAAGAACAACATACTTACGGACATCAAGTTCAAGACATTCGGGTGTGGCGCGGCGATCGCGACGAGCTCCATGATCACCGACCTGGCCAAGGGAAAGACCATAGAGGAGGCAAAAAAGATCAGCCGGCAGGATGTCGCTGACTCCCTGGACGGCCTTCCACCAACGAAGATGCACTGCTCAAACCTCGCAGCCGATGCGCTAAGGGAAGCGATCAAGGACTACGAAGCGAAACTGGCCGAGAAGGCCAGGGCGTAG